One genomic segment of Bradyrhizobium prioriisuperbiae includes these proteins:
- a CDS encoding pyrroloquinoline quinone-dependent dehydrogenase: protein MKRPSCLIAHVPIALALVALALIPLAPATAWQHWGGDGGGTRFSPLDKITPANVDGMVRAWEFRTGDLQNKSPALMARTKFQTTPLLVEDSLIFCTPFNDVVALDPGTGAQKWRFDLNISTDLRPANRWNCRGVAYWRDDARAADAACRSRIFMGTNDARVIALDARTGRRCAEFGSNGEVRLDPGVPLDWPGEYQITSPPVASHGVVVVGSAIADNRRVSAPRGSVHGLDARTGALRWTWDPLLHDGVDAGHANVWAPMSVDEATGVLYLPTSSPSPDFWGGKRPGNNTHANSVAALRIESGELIWAYQTVHHDVWDYDLPAQPTLTRIDTSSGQRDVVIQATKQGLLFVLDKTTGQPVWPVEERPVPQSGVDGELLSPTQPFPTHLPALVPQRLSVDDAFGVLPFWDRPGCRAQFASSRNDGLYTPPSTQGTLLFPMTGGGVNWGGVAFDPVNQILYANTSRAVQRVTLIPRAAVGDDFKAPPGHDYGPQRGAPFAMTRSLVASPLGMPCNKPPWGALVAVDLKAGKILWQSSVGTTEDRAPLGIPFAFGTPLVNGVLVTKGGLVFTGAMDAYLRAYDAKSGAELWQGRLPVPGIANPMTYLWNDEQYVVIGAGGNSESGATIGDSLVAFRLARASEAPSLWSRTIDRPGGRFWSGTIGIVVALACLLAIGVTWRRRRI, encoded by the coding sequence ATGAAGCGGCCGAGTTGCCTGATTGCACATGTTCCGATTGCGCTTGCCTTGGTTGCGCTCGCCCTGATCCCGCTCGCGCCTGCGACCGCCTGGCAGCATTGGGGCGGCGATGGCGGCGGCACGCGGTTCTCGCCACTCGACAAGATCACGCCGGCCAATGTCGATGGCATGGTCAGGGCCTGGGAGTTCCGCACGGGCGACCTGCAAAACAAGTCACCGGCGCTGATGGCGCGGACCAAATTCCAGACGACGCCGCTGCTCGTCGAAGACAGTTTGATCTTTTGCACGCCCTTCAACGACGTGGTCGCGCTCGATCCGGGCACAGGCGCACAAAAGTGGCGCTTCGACCTGAACATCAGCACCGATCTGCGGCCGGCCAACCGCTGGAACTGCCGCGGCGTCGCCTATTGGCGCGATGATGCCCGTGCAGCGGATGCGGCATGCCGCAGCCGTATCTTCATGGGCACCAACGACGCCCGGGTGATCGCGCTCGACGCGCGCACCGGACGCCGCTGCGCGGAGTTCGGCAGCAATGGCGAGGTCCGGCTCGATCCGGGCGTGCCGCTGGATTGGCCGGGCGAATACCAGATCACCTCGCCGCCGGTGGCGAGCCACGGCGTCGTGGTGGTGGGATCGGCCATCGCCGACAACCGCCGCGTGAGCGCGCCGCGCGGGTCGGTGCATGGCCTCGACGCGCGGACCGGCGCCCTACGCTGGACCTGGGATCCGCTGCTTCATGACGGCGTCGATGCCGGCCATGCCAATGTCTGGGCGCCGATGTCGGTCGATGAAGCGACCGGTGTGCTGTATCTGCCGACATCGTCGCCGAGCCCGGATTTCTGGGGCGGCAAGCGTCCCGGCAACAATACGCACGCCAACTCCGTTGCTGCGCTGCGCATCGAAAGCGGTGAGCTGATATGGGCCTACCAGACCGTGCATCACGATGTCTGGGATTACGATCTGCCGGCGCAGCCGACACTGACGCGGATCGACACCAGCAGCGGCCAGCGCGATGTGGTGATCCAGGCCACCAAGCAGGGCTTGCTGTTCGTGCTGGACAAGACCACCGGTCAACCGGTGTGGCCAGTCGAGGAAAGGCCCGTGCCGCAGAGCGGCGTGGACGGCGAGCTGTTGTCGCCGACCCAACCGTTCCCAACCCACCTGCCCGCATTGGTGCCGCAACGTCTGTCGGTGGACGATGCCTTCGGCGTGCTTCCATTCTGGGATCGTCCCGGCTGCCGCGCCCAGTTCGCCAGCAGCCGCAATGACGGCCTCTACACGCCGCCGTCGACCCAGGGCACCCTGCTGTTTCCAATGACCGGCGGGGGCGTCAACTGGGGCGGCGTCGCCTTTGATCCGGTCAACCAGATCCTCTACGCCAACACCAGCCGCGCGGTGCAGCGCGTCACTTTGATTCCACGTGCGGCGGTCGGCGACGATTTCAAGGCGCCGCCTGGCCATGATTACGGACCGCAGCGTGGCGCGCCGTTCGCGATGACGCGCTCGCTGGTGGCCTCGCCTCTCGGCATGCCCTGCAACAAGCCGCCGTGGGGCGCGCTGGTCGCGGTCGATTTGAAGGCCGGCAAAATTCTCTGGCAATCGTCGGTCGGAACCACCGAAGACCGCGCGCCGCTCGGCATCCCCTTCGCGTTCGGCACCCCGCTCGTAAATGGCGTCCTGGTCACCAAAGGCGGGCTCGTTTTCACCGGCGCGATGGATGCGTATCTGCGTGCCTACGACGCGAAGTCGGGCGCAGAACTCTGGCAGGGTCGCCTGCCGGTTCCCGGCATCGCCAATCCGATGACTTATCTCTGGAACGACGAACAGTATGTGGTGATCGGAGCGGGTGGCAATTCCGAGTCCGGCGCGACGATCGGTGACAGCCTGGTGGCGTTCCGCCTGGCGCGCGCCAGCGAAGCACCGTCGCTGTGGTCGCGGACCATCGATCGGCCCGGTGGGCGCTTCTGGAGCGGCACCATCGGCATCGTCGTCGCACTCGCTTGCCTGCTCGCCATCGGTGTCACGTGGCGGCGGCGGCGCATCTGA
- a CDS encoding DMT family transporter, whose amino-acid sequence MTIAERPSYRSSVLQRLNNQPYLLLSLTSLFWAGNLVLGRFVVGHIPPLTISCIRWAGAVPIILPMAWPYLRRDWPVIRKSLPMLLLLSLTGYAANNVLAYYGLHYTQALNGLLIQSSGPLFVALWSLVLFGVRLTLAQAAGIAISLTGVFTILLHGDLGAIARVHFNKGDIMLTLALVVFGIYSALMPKRPPIHPFSLFACTVTGGALLLTPLMISEIAAGQYPVFDLTTVLSLGYAILFPSILGYLFLNRGIVLIGPNRAAPFIHLIPVFGSAMAIIFLGERLELFHIVGYALVLGGIFMASRK is encoded by the coding sequence ATGACCATCGCCGAACGTCCATCGTATCGATCATCCGTGTTGCAGCGACTGAACAACCAGCCGTATCTGCTGCTCAGCCTGACGTCGCTGTTCTGGGCCGGCAACCTCGTGCTCGGACGCTTTGTGGTCGGGCACATCCCACCCCTGACAATCTCGTGCATCCGATGGGCTGGTGCGGTGCCGATCATCCTGCCGATGGCTTGGCCTTATCTGCGGCGCGACTGGCCGGTGATCCGCAAATCCCTGCCGATGTTGCTGCTGCTGTCGCTCACCGGTTATGCGGCCAACAATGTGCTGGCGTATTACGGCCTGCACTACACCCAGGCGCTCAATGGATTGCTGATCCAGTCGTCCGGACCGCTGTTCGTGGCGTTGTGGTCTCTGGTGCTGTTCGGGGTGCGGCTGACGCTGGCGCAAGCCGCAGGCATCGCCATCTCGCTGACCGGCGTCTTCACCATCCTGCTGCACGGCGACCTCGGCGCCATCGCGCGGGTCCACTTCAACAAGGGCGACATCATGCTGACGCTCGCCCTGGTGGTGTTCGGCATTTATTCGGCGCTGATGCCGAAACGTCCGCCGATCCATCCGTTCTCGCTGTTCGCCTGCACCGTCACCGGTGGCGCACTGTTGCTGACGCCGCTGATGATCTCGGAAATCGCCGCCGGCCAGTATCCCGTGTTCGATCTGACCACGGTCCTGTCGCTGGGATACGCCATCCTGTTTCCGTCGATCCTGGGTTATCTCTTTCTCAACCGCGGCATCGTGCTGATCGGGCCGAACCGGGCGGCGCCGTTCATTCACCTGATCCCGGTGTTCGGCTCGGCGATGGCGATCATCTTTCTCGGCGAGCGGCTCGAGCTGTTTCACATCGTGGGTTATGCGCTGGTGCTGGGCGGCATCTTCATGGCGTCTCGGAAATGA
- a CDS encoding ABC transporter substrate-binding protein, translating to MRSLGVRSIAALMLVAVLSPQAFGQTADAIKIGVLADVNGALADIGGQGSVEAVKMAVEDFGGKALGKPIEIVSADGRNSLDVASKIARDWYDSGVDVITDIPTSDVAVAVMQLARERKKIALVTSAGSSDITGKSCSPYAAHWTWDTYAMSHGTVDSIAKRGGKDWFFITANYVFGQAFERDAAAVVVANGGRVHGAVRHTLGTLDFSSFFLQAQGSRANIVGFANAGSDTINAIRQAVAFGLPQGGTQLVALVAFISDIHSLGLRDAQGLMLTEAFYWDLDEATRTWSQRFFARTKRMPSMTQAGAYSAVLHYLKAVQAAGTRDADQVMAQMRAMPVNDVMTHGGRLRIDGRVLRDMYLFRVKKPEESKSEWDLYKLVAKIPAEQAFRPLSEGGCPLVK from the coding sequence ATGCGCTCGCTCGGCGTTCGCTCCATCGCTGCACTCATGCTGGTTGCGGTTTTGTCTCCGCAGGCGTTCGGGCAGACGGCGGATGCCATCAAAATCGGCGTGCTTGCCGATGTGAACGGGGCGCTGGCGGATATCGGCGGCCAGGGCTCGGTCGAGGCCGTGAAAATGGCGGTGGAGGATTTCGGCGGCAAGGCTCTCGGCAAGCCGATCGAGATCGTATCGGCGGATGGTCGCAACAGCCTGGACGTGGCGTCGAAGATTGCGCGCGACTGGTACGATTCCGGCGTCGATGTCATCACCGACATTCCGACCTCCGATGTCGCTGTGGCCGTCATGCAATTGGCGCGAGAGCGGAAGAAGATCGCGCTGGTGACCAGCGCCGGCAGTTCCGACATCACCGGCAAATCCTGCTCGCCCTATGCCGCTCACTGGACCTGGGACACCTACGCGATGTCGCACGGCACCGTCGACAGCATCGCGAAGCGCGGCGGCAAGGACTGGTTCTTCATCACCGCCAATTATGTCTTCGGCCAGGCGTTCGAGCGGGACGCGGCGGCGGTGGTGGTCGCCAACGGCGGGCGGGTTCACGGTGCGGTGCGCCATACGCTCGGCACCCTGGATTTCTCGTCGTTCTTTCTGCAGGCGCAGGGATCGCGCGCCAACATTGTCGGTTTCGCCAACGCCGGCTCCGACACCATCAACGCCATCAGGCAGGCGGTCGCGTTCGGGTTGCCCCAGGGCGGCACCCAGCTGGTGGCGCTGGTCGCGTTCATCAGCGATATCCACAGTCTCGGCCTCAGGGATGCCCAGGGCTTGATGCTGACCGAGGCGTTCTACTGGGATCTCGACGAGGCGACGCGGACGTGGTCGCAAAGGTTTTTTGCGCGGACCAAGCGGATGCCGAGCATGACCCAGGCCGGCGCCTACAGCGCCGTGCTGCACTACCTGAAGGCAGTGCAGGCGGCCGGTACCCGCGACGCCGACCAGGTGATGGCGCAGATGCGGGCGATGCCGGTCAACGATGTCATGACCCACGGCGGCAGGCTGCGGATCGATGGCCGCGTGCTGCGTGACATGTATTTGTTCCGGGTCAAGAAGCCCGAGGAGTCCAAGTCCGAGTGGGATCTCTATAAGCTGGTGGCGAAGATTCCCGCCGAGCAGGCGTTCCGTCCACTCAGCGAAGGCGGCTGTCCGCTGGTCAAATAG
- a CDS encoding FUSC family protein, whose amino-acid sequence MPTISKLVWLRIRLHQRRGQLILALRITISALLSLALALALKMPLPLWVVMTALILTQASVGRSLRAVTDYMIGTLGGAIYGGAIAVLIPHESEIALLAVLALAVAPLAVLAVFNPRMNIGPVTAVIVLLLPAVTHHTPLESAIYRVLEVMLGASTGLAVSLLVFPSSAHDQAIEAAARTLNLMAKAFSKLVSDIAHGRDVDSLHEIQDGIGKALVRLDTVAAEAAHERSAKLASEPETGPLLRTLLRLRHDLVIMGRAVAMPLPDVLQTHLDAPMAQVSDAFTDYMRGCGNALVARGNPPPLDAVRLALETYAVEVSVVRREGLTRDLPADDAEHFFALGFALDQIHQNFRDLERCVTEWSQTPTPTTTKTIAK is encoded by the coding sequence TTGCCGACCATCAGTAAACTCGTGTGGCTGCGGATCCGGCTCCATCAGCGCCGGGGACAGCTGATTCTGGCGCTCCGGATCACGATCTCGGCGCTGCTGTCGCTGGCACTGGCCCTCGCTCTCAAGATGCCGCTGCCGCTGTGGGTGGTCATGACCGCGCTGATCCTGACCCAGGCGAGTGTCGGCCGCTCGCTGCGTGCGGTCACCGATTACATGATCGGCACGCTCGGCGGCGCGATCTATGGCGGTGCCATCGCCGTGCTGATCCCGCATGAAAGCGAGATCGCGTTGCTCGCCGTGCTGGCGCTGGCGGTGGCCCCGCTGGCGGTGCTGGCCGTCTTCAACCCGCGCATGAACATCGGACCGGTGACTGCCGTGATCGTGCTGCTGCTGCCGGCCGTCACCCATCACACCCCGCTGGAGTCCGCCATCTACCGCGTGCTCGAGGTGATGCTCGGTGCGTCGACCGGACTTGCGGTGTCCCTGCTGGTATTCCCCTCCAGCGCGCACGATCAGGCGATCGAGGCGGCGGCACGCACCCTCAATCTGATGGCGAAAGCGTTCAGCAAACTGGTCTCTGACATCGCTCATGGCCGCGACGTGGACTCGCTGCACGAAATTCAGGACGGCATCGGCAAGGCGCTGGTGCGGCTCGACACGGTCGCGGCGGAAGCAGCGCACGAACGATCGGCAAAACTCGCCTCCGAGCCCGAGACCGGCCCGCTGTTGCGTACATTGCTGCGGCTGCGCCACGACCTCGTGATCATGGGACGCGCGGTGGCGATGCCGCTGCCCGACGTGCTGCAGACCCACCTCGATGCGCCCATGGCGCAGGTGAGCGACGCCTTCACCGATTACATGCGCGGCTGCGGCAATGCGCTGGTAGCGCGGGGCAACCCGCCGCCGCTGGATGCGGTGCGCCTGGCCCTGGAAACCTATGCCGTGGAGGTCTCGGTCGTGCGCCGCGAGGGACTGACGCGAGATTTGCCGGCAGATGACGCCGAGCATTTCTTCGCGCTGGGATTCGCGCTGGACCAGATCCACCAGAACTTCCGGGATCTGGAGCGTTGCGTCACCGAATGGTCGCAGACACCCACGCCAACGACCACCAAAACGATCGCGAAATAG
- a CDS encoding class I SAM-dependent methyltransferase encodes MQDAVEKTPPTSPLASPEPWDLVADAYAAELVPQFELFATDALRIAALPAGGRVIDVATGPGTLAMLAAKTGATVSAIDFSPTMIANLNRRAVEAGTAIDARLGDGQALPFADDTYDGAFSMFGLMFFPDRAKGLQEMRRVLRPGGRAVVSSWAPFDRPFALVMESVRAMLPNLPFGEGKAPLGDPSAFADEMTAAGFREVRIESVSHSSTASSLSECWSMIQRTTAPIVLLRHKLGEQTWDKVARGVFERLQGALGEGAVTLTFNAYLGRGVK; translated from the coding sequence ATGCAGGACGCCGTCGAGAAAACCCCGCCCACTAGCCCTCTGGCGAGCCCGGAGCCCTGGGATTTGGTGGCCGATGCCTATGCGGCTGAACTGGTGCCGCAATTCGAGTTGTTCGCGACCGATGCGTTACGGATTGCCGCCCTGCCGGCAGGGGGGCGCGTCATCGATGTCGCCACCGGTCCCGGCACCTTGGCCATGCTTGCGGCCAAGACCGGTGCCACAGTCAGTGCGATCGACTTCTCGCCAACGATGATCGCCAATCTCAACCGCCGCGCCGTCGAAGCCGGGACGGCCATCGATGCGCGGCTTGGGGATGGTCAAGCCCTGCCGTTCGCGGACGATACCTACGACGGGGCCTTTTCCATGTTCGGCCTGATGTTCTTTCCGGATCGCGCGAAGGGATTGCAGGAGATGCGACGCGTGTTGCGGCCGGGCGGGCGTGCCGTGGTGAGCAGCTGGGCACCTTTCGATCGGCCGTTTGCGTTGGTGATGGAGAGCGTCCGGGCCATGTTGCCGAACCTGCCGTTCGGGGAAGGCAAGGCGCCGCTGGGCGACCCCAGCGCATTCGCGGATGAAATGACGGCAGCGGGCTTCCGCGAGGTCAGGATCGAGTCCGTCAGTCACAGCTCGACGGCATCGTCACTCTCCGAATGCTGGAGCATGATCCAGCGCACGACGGCGCCGATCGTCCTGCTGCGTCATAAGCTGGGCGAGCAGACCTGGGACAAGGTCGCGCGCGGCGTCTTCGAACGGTTGCAGGGCGCGCTCGGCGAGGGCGCCGTGACGCTGACGTTCAATGCCTATCTCGGCCGCGGCGTGAAATAG
- a CDS encoding AraC family transcriptional regulator yields the protein MTLATIDLALRVGTTALLLLLAMVLLRDVGHTTAGRLAAAFALGSAAYALSSAAGFAEPVTWSRGLLIALSTGNVVVFWLFARALFDDGFVVRGWHAAAWAAMVSLSILNCAVLAPDHGPGNRILGPALTLAALTFIVLAVGQSVASWSADLVEGRRRLRVFIVAATAIYGGINTALQLLPASDPPSMLFSTINALALAGIVAVITVSMMRAAGDDVFVTPTPARHAGPPPDEPAHVTDRKLADALARLMSEERIYRQEGVTIGLLATRLSVPEYKVRRLINQQLGYRNFNVFLNNYRIEEAKAALADPAQAAVPVTTIALDAGFQSLGPFNRAFKTETGVTPTEYRRARTSAA from the coding sequence ATGACCCTTGCCACCATCGACCTTGCCCTGCGAGTCGGCACCACGGCGCTGCTATTGCTGCTGGCGATGGTGCTGCTGCGCGACGTCGGCCACACCACAGCGGGACGGCTGGCCGCCGCCTTCGCGCTGGGATCCGCAGCCTACGCGCTGAGTTCGGCAGCCGGTTTCGCTGAGCCTGTGACGTGGTCGCGCGGACTGCTGATCGCGCTGTCGACCGGCAATGTGGTCGTATTCTGGCTGTTCGCACGGGCGTTGTTCGACGACGGCTTTGTCGTGCGCGGATGGCATGCCGCGGCCTGGGCGGCGATGGTCAGCCTGAGCATCCTGAACTGCGCCGTGCTGGCACCCGACCATGGCCCGGGCAACCGCATACTCGGTCCGGCCCTGACCCTGGCCGCCCTCACATTCATCGTGCTCGCGGTCGGCCAGAGCGTCGCATCGTGGTCCGCCGACCTGGTGGAGGGCCGTCGCCGGCTGCGGGTGTTCATTGTGGCCGCCACCGCAATCTATGGCGGGATCAACACCGCTCTGCAGTTGCTTCCCGCCAGCGACCCGCCGTCGATGCTGTTCAGCACCATCAACGCCCTGGCTCTGGCCGGGATTGTCGCCGTCATCACGGTCTCGATGATGCGGGCCGCGGGTGACGACGTGTTCGTGACGCCCACCCCTGCCCGTCACGCCGGCCCTCCGCCGGACGAGCCCGCGCACGTCACCGATCGGAAACTCGCCGACGCGCTGGCGCGGCTGATGTCGGAGGAGCGGATCTATCGCCAGGAAGGCGTGACCATCGGACTGCTTGCCACGCGACTCAGTGTTCCCGAATACAAGGTACGGCGACTGATCAACCAGCAGCTCGGCTACCGCAACTTCAACGTATTTCTCAACAACTACCGGATCGAAGAGGCCAAGGCGGCGCTGGCCGACCCGGCTCAGGCTGCCGTGCCGGTCACGACCATTGCGCTCGATGCCGGCTTCCAGTCGCTGGGACCGTTCAACCGCGCCTTCAAGACCGAGACCGGCGTGACGCCGACGGAATATCGTCGCGCTCGGACATCGGCAGCATAA
- a CDS encoding serine hydrolase, which produces MKKANMLILATVSATALGVATLTAAWPSGPARIATGFIAHVLCSEAFVAGRDPGQVLSETIDVMPGVGLISWGIRVEIDRSRRQVTTTLFGNAPGRAAYRDGLGCIMVHDAQPVDAARPPAEAATPPLLPEIAGPVEVDTTDSRLKLALEHAFTEPGTPQFQHTKAVVVVQNGKLIAERYASGYGVDTPIHGWSATKSVINALIGILVRRGKLAVDQPAPVALWQNPGDPRHAITIDHLLRHTSGLAMGSSLKASLRSVFAPVNRMKFIIRDMAEFAEAAPLETTPGEAWNYHDGNTVILSRIIRDAVGGHAADVVRFARQELFDPLGMRNVTLEFDATGTPEGSSQMFATARDWARFGMLYLDDGVIGDRRVLPQGWTRYSAAPTPDAWVGYGAGFWTNLGDSYGAGVRTGLGMPRDAFIAKGSFGKWVIIIPSERMVIVRLAVARDKDDVEGVSRLVRDVIAATRNSGS; this is translated from the coding sequence ATGAAAAAAGCCAACATGTTGATCCTGGCAACAGTCAGCGCGACAGCACTGGGCGTCGCCACTCTGACCGCGGCCTGGCCGAGCGGGCCGGCGCGCATCGCCACCGGCTTCATCGCCCATGTGCTGTGCTCGGAGGCCTTCGTCGCGGGGCGCGACCCCGGCCAGGTTCTGTCCGAGACGATCGACGTCATGCCTGGTGTCGGATTGATCAGCTGGGGCATCCGGGTCGAGATCGATCGCTCCCGCAGGCAGGTGACCACGACCCTGTTCGGCAACGCGCCAGGCCGCGCCGCCTACCGCGACGGCCTGGGATGCATCATGGTACATGACGCGCAGCCGGTCGATGCAGCGCGGCCACCAGCAGAGGCCGCAACGCCACCGCTGCTGCCGGAGATCGCCGGCCCCGTGGAAGTCGACACGACCGATTCGCGCCTCAAACTCGCGCTGGAGCACGCTTTCACCGAGCCCGGCACACCGCAGTTCCAGCACACCAAGGCGGTGGTCGTGGTCCAGAACGGCAAGCTCATCGCCGAGCGTTACGCGTCGGGCTATGGCGTCGACACGCCGATCCACGGCTGGTCGGCGACCAAATCGGTGATCAACGCCTTGATCGGAATCCTGGTGCGCCGGGGCAAACTCGCGGTCGATCAGCCCGCACCCGTGGCGCTGTGGCAAAACCCCGGCGACCCGCGGCACGCCATCACCATCGATCACCTGTTGCGCCACACCAGCGGACTGGCCATGGGCAGTTCGCTCAAAGCGTCACTGAGGAGCGTGTTCGCCCCGGTCAACCGGATGAAATTCATCATCCGCGATATGGCGGAATTCGCCGAGGCCGCGCCCCTGGAGACCACACCCGGCGAGGCCTGGAATTATCACGACGGCAACACCGTCATCCTGTCGCGCATCATTCGCGATGCCGTGGGCGGCCATGCCGCGGACGTGGTGCGCTTTGCGCGACAGGAACTGTTCGACCCGCTGGGCATGCGCAACGTGACGCTGGAATTCGATGCCACCGGCACGCCGGAGGGGTCGAGCCAGATGTTCGCAACCGCCCGGGACTGGGCGCGCTTCGGTATGCTCTATCTCGACGACGGCGTCATCGGCGACAGGCGCGTGCTGCCCCAGGGATGGACGCGCTACAGCGCTGCGCCCACACCGGACGCCTGGGTCGGCTACGGCGCCGGCTTCTGGACCAATCTCGGCGATAGTTATGGCGCCGGTGTGCGGACCGGCCTCGGCATGCCGCGCGACGCATTCATCGCCAAGGGCTCGTTCGGGAAATGGGTCATCATCATCCCGTCGGAGCGGATGGTGATCGTGCGCCTCGCCGTCGCCCGCGACAAAGACGACGTCGAGGGCGTCTCGCGTCTGGTCCGCGATGTTATCGCCGCGACCAGGAACTCCGGCAGCTGA
- the serA gene encoding phosphoglycerate dehydrogenase: MAPKVLISDALSPAAVQIFKDRGIEVDFQPNLGKDKDKLAEIIGNYDGLAIRSATKATAKILEKAAKLKVIGRAGIGVDNVEIPAATAKGIIVMNTPFGNSITTAEHAITLMLSLAREIPQADASTQAGKWEKNRFMGVEITGKTLGVVGAGNIGSIVADRAQGLKMKVIAFDPFLSPERAKDIGVEKVELDDLFKRADFITLHTPLTDKTRNIIDAAAIAKMKKGVRIINCARGGLVDEQALVDALNSKYVAGAAFDVFVEEPATKNVLFGHPNVICTPHLGASTTEAQENVALQVAEQMSDYLLTGAISNAVNFPSITAEEAPKLKPFIDLAEKLGSFAGQLTDSGITKVQITYEGQVAEMKIKALTSAALSGLLRPMLGDVNVVSAPVVAKERGMVVDEVTRAAQSDYESLITVTVTTEKQERSVSGTVYHDGKPRLVDIKGIRVDAEFGRSMIYVTNEDKPGFIGQFASLLGDAKVNIATFHLGRNKPGGDAIALVEVDGEVPADALAKTLALPHVKQAKALTF, translated from the coding sequence ATGGCACCCAAGGTTCTCATCTCCGACGCGCTGTCTCCCGCGGCTGTCCAGATCTTCAAAGACCGCGGTATCGAGGTCGACTTCCAGCCCAACCTCGGCAAGGACAAGGACAAGCTCGCCGAAATCATCGGCAATTATGACGGTCTCGCCATCCGTTCGGCGACCAAGGCGACTGCGAAGATCCTGGAGAAGGCGGCGAAGCTGAAGGTGATCGGCCGTGCCGGCATCGGCGTCGACAATGTCGAGATCCCGGCGGCCACCGCCAAGGGCATCATCGTCATGAACACCCCGTTCGGCAACTCGATCACCACCGCTGAGCACGCCATCACGCTGATGCTCTCGCTGGCGCGTGAGATCCCGCAGGCCGACGCCTCCACCCAGGCCGGCAAGTGGGAGAAGAACCGCTTCATGGGCGTGGAAATCACCGGCAAGACGCTCGGCGTTGTCGGTGCCGGCAACATCGGCTCGATCGTTGCCGACCGTGCCCAGGGCCTGAAGATGAAGGTGATTGCGTTCGACCCGTTCCTGTCGCCGGAGCGCGCCAAGGACATCGGCGTCGAAAAGGTCGAGCTCGACGACCTGTTCAAGCGCGCCGATTTCATCACCCTGCACACGCCGCTGACCGACAAGACCAGGAACATCATCGACGCCGCCGCCATCGCCAAGATGAAGAAGGGCGTGCGCATCATCAACTGCGCCCGTGGTGGCCTGGTCGACGAGCAGGCACTGGTCGACGCGCTGAATTCCAAGTATGTCGCCGGCGCCGCCTTCGACGTGTTTGTCGAGGAGCCGGCCACCAAGAACGTGCTGTTCGGCCATCCCAACGTGATCTGCACGCCGCACCTTGGTGCTTCCACCACCGAAGCGCAGGAAAACGTGGCGCTGCAGGTTGCCGAACAGATGTCGGACTATCTGCTCACCGGTGCGATTTCCAACGCGGTGAATTTCCCGTCGATCACGGCGGAGGAAGCGCCGAAGCTGAAGCCGTTCATCGATCTGGCCGAGAAGCTGGGATCGTTCGCGGGCCAGCTCACCGACAGTGGCATCACCAAGGTACAGATCACCTATGAGGGCCAGGTCGCCGAGATGAAGATCAAGGCGCTGACCTCGGCGGCGCTGTCGGGGCTGCTGCGGCCGATGCTCGGTGACGTCAATGTCGTCTCCGCACCGGTGGTCGCCAAGGAGCGTGGCATGGTGGTCGACGAGGTGACACGCGCGGCGCAGAGCGATTACGAGAGCCTCATCACCGTGACGGTGACGACGGAGAAGCAGGAGCGTTCGGTCTCCGGTACCGTCTATCATGACGGCAAGCCGCGTCTGGTCGACATCAAGGGTATCCGCGTCGACGCCGAATTCGGCAGGTCGATGATCTATGTCACCAACGAGGACAAACCAGGCTTTATTGGTCAGTTCGCATCGCTGCTGGGCGACGCCAAAGTCAATATCGCGACCTTCCATCTCGGCCGCAACAAGCCGGGCGGCGACGCCATTGCTCTGGTCGAGGTCGACGGCGAGGTGCCGGCGGACGCGCTGGCCAAGACGCTGGCGCTGCCGCATGTGAAGCAGGCCAAGGCGCTGACGTTCTGA